The Microplitis demolitor isolate Queensland-Clemson2020A chromosome 8, iyMicDemo2.1a, whole genome shotgun sequence genome has a segment encoding these proteins:
- the LOC103573141 gene encoding scm-like with four MBT domains protein 1 gives MEPSTNQMQDKMLDEDNGFVWQDYLDATESIEVPQIMFPHVELTLQSEIEIGMALEVPTSKSPNEETSYWVATIVVACESLLRLRYFGSNDKSLEFWFNLKKETAHELGWCLGNNKKLEPPDVILKKSPDCLEKLGDFLGAAKSIPVQVLSGEELSMIDRIKQGMKVEVSDFFNPYKIWIATIIKNVGGRLLLRYDVPNTSKAPVKDFWIFCTSESLHPYGFTVKSNSKWFLEPPSSIVDTHTYEEWKELIESGQEYQETLNLFNNTLTHPHHKFTVGMKLEAVSPVVRTKIFPATVVKVIDDIYFLVELDTFSPNKKSNSNNSSYSFDEKTTWLCTADHPYIFPVGWAKEHDVKLTAPKGWSLHSPGEFDWDIYLKESNTTAAPSELFYSRESAIDSGFEVGMHLEAVDPQSENTICAGFISKITEDLLWIALNNYKTRAEHVVHMHSSKIFPVGWCESNHYPLKPPRDYEEVCKKLQKKPEKEDFKKSFIDIPIPESRSSLWCPKIYFNYRCFTGPMISKGKLANLPKSVGPGPVTLVMKEVLSMVVSVGYRSARILRVLQCDTKPEPGYHLEILKAKHKNNTYRASVAVVTSGEMVPEFCKTICQKLSVCPNLFGPNQIPEDDCPDKCNRSTKTKYLIGKRGKPKGFPSILEAKTKPWGKKRRKKRVEGKQKNSPEPDQDDEMPYISIDIPKEELEEIEDFDSKPPLSEIDVMIEKDMQKSDKSDDVKTEVPSSNASDDSRSSFNDRKSKNSADSPNSDTSKSKNNSSAVVNNSNKYNKKNKKTKTNKRDRDWDDSIESDNSDVYVEADQCKAEAKRPKTRKLNTNPLFWSVDDVFRYLRKTNDCKDIAYRVKQEEIDGLAFLLLNLPSLTEHMKLRESIAMKLCRHIEQVKVTFFLKHINEEKPEKN, from the exons atggAACCGAGTACAAATCAAATGCAAGACAAGATGCTGGATGaag ataatgGATTTGTATGGCAAGATTATCTCGATGCTACGGAGAGTATTGAGGTGCCACAGATAATGTTCCCCCATGTAGAATTAACATTACAAAGTGAAATTGAAATCGGAATGGCCCTAGAGGTTCCAACGTCTAAAAGTCCCAATGAAGAGACTTCATATTGGGTAGCAACGATTGTTGTTGCATGTGAATCATTATTAAGACTGAGATATTTCGGTAGCAATGATAAGTCACTTGAATTttggtttaatttaaaaaaagaaactgcCCATGAGCTAGGATGGTGTTTggggaataataaaaaattagaacctcctgatgttattttaaaaaaatctccaGACTGCTTAGAAAAACTTGGAGACTTTTTAGGTGCTGCGAAATCAATACCTGTTCAAGTCTTGTCTGGA gaGGAATTAAGTATGATTGATAGAATTAAACAAGGAATGAAGGTTGAAgtcagtgatttttttaatccataCAAAATATGGATTGCTACT ataataaaaaatgttggaGGAAGACTTTTGTTACGGTACGATGTACCAAATACTTCTAAAGCTCCAGTGAAAGATTTCTGGATATTTTGTACATCAGAATCTCTTCACCCGTATGGTTTTACAGTTAAGTCAAATTCGAAGTGGTTTTTAGAACCACCAAGTTCGATAGTGGACACTCATACGTACGAAGAGTGGAAAGAACTGATAGAATCTGGACAAGAATATCAAGAGACATTGAATCTTTTCAATAATACTCTAACTCATCCTCATCATAAATTTACTGTTGGCATGAAGTTGGAGGCAGTCTCACCTGTTGTGCgtacaaaaatatttccgGCAACGGTTGTCAAagtgatcgatgatatatattttctcgtTGAGTTGGATACCTTTAgtccaaataaaaaaagtaatagtaataattcatCGTATtcattcgatgaaaaaacaaCTTGGCTGTGTACTGCAGACCATCCTTATATATTTCCAGTTGGTTGGGCTAAAGAGCACGATGTTAAATTGACAGCACCCAAAGGTTGGTCATTGCACAGTCCCGGTGAATTTGATTGggacatatatttaaaagaaagtaATACAACAGCTGCACCcagtgaattattttattcacgcgAATCAGCAATCGACTCTGGTTTTGAAGTGGGTATGCATCTTGAAGCTGTTGATCCACAAAGTGAAAATACTATTTGCGCTGgttttatatcaaaaataacAGAAGATTTATTGTGGATAgcactaaataattataaaacacgAGCTGAGCATGTTGTTCATATGcattcatcaaaaatatttcccGTTGGTTGGTGCGAATCCAACCACTATCCTTTGAAACCACCAAGAGATTATGAAGAAGTTtgcaaaaaattacaaaaaaaacctGAGAaagaagattttaaaaaaagttttattgatataCCGATACCTGAATCACGATCGTCTCTGTGGTGtccgaaaatttatttcaattatcgTTGCTTTACCGGGCCGATGATATCCAAAGGCAAACTTGCTAATTTACCTAAATCTGTGGGTCCTGGACCAGTTACTCTTGTGATGAAAGAGGTATTATCGATGGTTGTGTCCGTTGGTTACAGAAGTGCACGTATTCTAAGAGTACTTCAGTGTGACACTAAACCAGAACCTGGTtatcatcttgaaattttaaaagctaaacataaaaataatacctaCCGTGCTAGTGTTGCTGTTGTAACTTCCGGTGAAATGGTACCAGAGTTTTGTAAAACTATTTGCCAAAAATTGAGCGTCTGTCCAAATTTATTTGGCCCGAATCAAATACCTGAAGATGACTGTCCTGATAAATGTAATCGATCaactaaaactaaatatt taATAGGGAAACGAGGAAAACCTAAAGGATTCCCAAGTATTCTGGAGGCTAAAACGAAACCATGGGGTAAAAAACGTCGCAAGAAACGTGTTGAGGGCAAGCAAAAAAATTCACCTGAGCCTGATCAAGATGACGAAATGCCTTATATATCAATAGATATACCTAAAGAAGAGCTTGAAGAGATCGAAGACTTTGACAGCAAGCCACCTTTATCCGAAATAGACGTCATGATTGAAAAAGACATGCAGAAGTCAGATAAATCAGACGATGTCAAAACTGAAGTTCCTTCCAGCAATGCCTCGGATGACTCACGAAGTTCTTTCAATGATCGTAAAAGCAAAAATAGTGCCGATAGTCCCAACAGCGACACCAGTAAAAGCAAAAATAATAGTTCTGCTGTTGTTAATAACAGCAACaagtacaataaaaaaaataaaaaaacaaaaacgaaTAAACGTGATCGTGATTGGGATGACAGCATTGAGTCCGATAATTCAGACGTTTATGTCGAGGCAGACCAATGCAAAGCAGAAGCAAAGCGTCCGAAAACGCGAAAACTCAACACAAATCCACTATTTTGGAGTGTTGATGACGTGTTCCGGTACCTTCGTAAGACTAATGACTGCAAAGACATCGCCTACAGAGTTAAGCAagag GAAATTGATGGCTTggcatttttattattaaatttaccatcTCTTACGGAACACATGAAACTACGCGAAAGTATAGCAATGAAATTATGTCGACATATCGAACAAGTAAAGGTAACCTTTTTCTTAAAACAcataaatgaagaaaaaccggaaaaaaattaa